The Candidatus Methylomirabilota bacterium genomic sequence TTCCGTGGAGAGGACATAGATAGTAATAATCCAGATGTGTAGCTCACCCAGCCAGTCCAAGACCTACCCGAGCTTGTCCGCCCCCAGCCGGTGCCCCTCGAGTGGATCGGCGAGGCCGAGTTCCAGCGCGTATGTCGGTTGCCATCCAGGATGAGGCCGATGTGCCGGGGCAACACCCTTCGCTGGACCTCCCGGAGAATTCGGCGCTCGTAGAACCGGTAGAGAAGAGAAATTGGATCAAACATCATCGGCAAGTCGATATCTTACCGGCGGATCATTTGTTGTCCGAGAGTTGCTCAAGCACCGCGGTCAATTCATCGAGGTGCATTCTTCCCCGGACCAAGGCAGCAACGTTTCCATCCGGGTAAACGATAAAAGTGATCGGCGTCGCGTCCACACGGTAAAGCGTGGTAATGCGACTCCCCTTATCATGCCCCACCGCATAGGGGACCTTTCGATCCTCTGCAAATTTCCGAGCGTTCCCCTCATTGTCCCAAGGAACATTGACCCCAAGGAACCTTGCTCCCCGGTCCTTGAACATCTCGTAAGCCTTAATCAGAACGGGAGACTCCCGCTGGCAGGCTGGTCACGCGGAGTGCCAGAAGTTCAAAACCACGACCTTCCCCCGGAAGTCTTTGAGTTCGACTTTTTCGCCCGAGAAAAGGGTCAGACTGAAATCGGGGGCTGGTTTATCTACCATTTTCACAAGACCGGGAGGCAGCCGCACAGGACCGGAAGGAGATTGTGCCAGGGCAACCGGGACTCCCACCCACAAGAGGCCTGCCACGATCAGACATGATACGAGGGACCTTCCCACGCCCACACCGCCTCTGATGTTTTTCATCGGTTCCTCCCCTCACTCCTTGGATTCCAGGTGGGGGAGGGTACCATGGAACCCCCCGTACGACAACGAAAATTAGATTGCGGGTTTCGGCTTGACACACTAACTCCTTCCCGCTATAGGTATAGAGGTATAGTGGTATTTCGTGATCGGGGTCGGACCGCTTGAAAGCCAAGAGGCGGACCCCGGGTGTGATTATCATGTCAGAGAAGCCTCCAAATCGAAAGCACCTTCATTTCCCCGTATCGGGGTGAGGTACCCCTTCCCCCGGGCACTTTCCAGGTTTATTCCCCCCGCTCACACCCCCTTTTCAGGAGAGGCCTGAATGAAAAAACCGCATCTTTTTGCCCCCGGCCCGACACCCGTCCTTCCCGACGCCGTGTTGGCGATGGCCCGTCCCATTCCCCACCATCGGGCTCCGGAGTTTGAAGCTCTCCTTGCCGAAGTGCGGGAAGGCCTCAAGCACCTGTTCCAGACGACAGAGGAGGTCCTCCTCTTCGCCGCGACGGGGACCGGAGGGATGGAGGCGGCGGTGGCAAACACGCTGTCGCCAGGCGACACGGCGCTGGTCATCCGAGGAGGGAAGTTTGGCGAGCGATGGGGAGAGATTTGTCAGGCCTACGCCATCAACTTCACCCCGATTGACATTCCTTACGGGAAAGCGGTAGATCCGGGCCTCGTCGCCGCCGCGCTCGAGAAGGACCCCAAGATTTCTGCCGTGTTCAGCACCCATAGCGAAACCTCGACGGGTGTCCTCCACGACATCCAGGCCATCGCCCAGATCGTCCGAAAGACCCCCACCGTCTTGGTGGTCGATGCGATTAGCAGCCTGGGGGTGGTGGACCTTCCGATGGATGCTTGGGGTGCGGACGTCGTGGTCGCCGGTTCCCAGAAGGCCCTCATGCTGCCTCCCGGCCTTACCCTGGTGGGGGTAAGCCGAAAGGCGTGGGACGTGGTGGAGCGGTCTCGACTCCCCAAGTACTATTTTGACTTCCGCGCAGAGCGGAAGACCCTGGTCAAAAACCAAGCCCACTTTACTCCGGCCATCTCGTTGGTCATCGGGCTTCAGGAGACCCTCAGGATGATCCGGAGCGAAGGGCTTCAAGACGTCTTTCGCCGACACGAGCGACTCGCGGCCGCCATGCGCGCGGGGGTCACGGCCCTTGGCCTGGAACTCTTTGCGGAACGACCGAGCCCGGCGGTGACCGCCATCAAGGCCCCGCAAGGCATCGATGGTACAGCGATCGTGAAGACGCTCCGCGAGAAGCATGGGGTGACCATCGCCGGAGGTCAGGGATCGATGAAGGGAAAAATCTTTCGATTGGCCACCATGGGGTACGCCGACACCTCCGATGTGGTCGTCGCGCTCTCCGCGCTGGAACTCACGCTTTCGGAGCTGGGGTACCCGAGCAAACCGGGCGAGGGAATCCGGGCTGCCCAGGAAGTCCTCAGGCATTCGGAAGGATAAAGATAGGGAGAATATAGACAACATCATGGAGAGACCGATGCGAGTTTTGGTCACCGATGATCTGTCTCCGCGAGGCGTCGAGGTACTCCGGCAGATTCCGGACATTCAGGTAGACGTCAGACCAAAGACGAAACCTGAAGACCTTGTCCAGATCATCGAGCAATACGACGCCCTGATCGTCCGAAGCGCCACAAAGGTGACCGCCGATGCGATTCAGGCAGGGAAGCAACTCAAAGTGATTGGCCGGGCGGGAGTTGGGGTAGATAACGTCGATGTGGAGGTGGCGACCGCCCAGGGGATCGTTGTGATGAACACCCCCACGGGCAACACCATCACCACTGCCGAGCACACCATGTCCCTCCTCTTGGCCCTCGCTAAGAATGTTCCCCAGGCAGTGGACTCCCTGAAGGGGGGACAGTGGGCGAAGGGAAAGTTTCTGAACATTGAGCTCTACAACAAGACCTTGGGAATCATCGGACTTGGGCGAATCGGTTCCGAGGTTGCCAAACGGGCCAAGGGCTTTGCCATGCGTGTCATTGCCTACGATCCCTTCATCTCGGCCGAGGTGGCCAGCCGCATCGGCGTGGAACTGACCGACCCGGAAGAGGTTTACCGGCAAGCGGACTTCATCACCCTCCACGTGCCTTTCGGCCCTGACACCTCTCACATGATTAACCGCGAGACCATCAGCCAGATGAAACCGGGCGTGCGAATCGTGAATTGCGCCCGGGGGGGTATCGTGGAAGAGAAGGCCCTCTACGACGCCATGGTGACCGGACACGTGGCGGGCGCTGCCTTTGATGTGTTTGAGGATGAGCCCGCTACGACCAGTCCGTTGCTTTCCCTGGAGAACTTCATCGGCACCCCCCACCTGGGCGCTGCAACCGCTGAAGCCCAGGAAAACGTCGCCGTCGCCATTGCCCAACAGGTGGCGGACTATCTCACCCGGGGGATCATTCTGAACTCGGTGAACACGCCGTCAATCGAGCCAGAACTCTTAGCCAAGATTCAGCCGTATCTCACGTTAGCGGAAAAACTCGGGCGGCTCGACTCGCAGCTCGCCGAGGGTCGGTTCCAGGAGATCCGTATTGACTACACCGGGGAGGTGGCGAGCTACGACACCTCGCCTCTGACGGCGGTGGTGGTGAAGGGGGTGCTTGACTCTATCACTTCTGGGGCCATCAACATGGTTAATGCTCTCCCCTTCGCTCGACAGCGGGGGATCCGCGTGGTGGAGTCAAAAAGCAGCCAGGAAGAGGACTACACCAGCCTCATCTCCGTCGTCATCCAGACCGACCGAGGACAATGCGTCGTCGCCGGAACTTTGTTCAGCCGGCGGGAACCCCGTGTGGTGAGGATTGATGAGTTCTCCCTCGAGGCTGTACCGGAAGGACACCTGCTCGTCTTCTCCAACCTGGATGTCCCGGGCGTGATCGGGAAGATTGGCACCCTCCTCGGTCAAAACGGGGTCAACATCGCCGGCATGAACCTAGGCCGAGAGAAGCCGGGCGGCCAAGCGCTTTCCGTCGTCAACGTGGACAGCCCGATTCCAACGCCCGTCCTCGATGAAATCCGGCGGATGCCCAACATCGTCTATGCCAAGGTGGTAAAGGTCTGAGGTGATCCCCACCGCCATTCCTAAAGGGGTTCGGGGCCTCTCCCCGCCCGAGGCGGCCCGCCTCAGGTGGGTAGAGAAGACGCTCCTGACTGTTTTTCATCGCTGGGGGTTTCGCGAAATTCTAACCCCCACCTTTGAATACCTAGAGGTCTTCGCCCACGGGACGGGGGACGGCGACCAGGGAAAAACCTTCAAGTTCGTGGACCGACAGACCGGTCTCCTCCTGGCACTGCGATCTGATCTGACCCCCCAGGTCGCACGGATGGTGGCTGCGACGATGCAACATGACCCTCTCCCCCTTCGCTTGGCCTACTCTGCCTCTGTCTTCCGCCATGAGGAACCCCAGGGAGGACGGCACCGGGAGTTCTTTCAGGCCGGGGTAGAGCTCATCGGCCTCGATCGGCCCGAGGCGGATGCCGAGATAATTTCCATGGCAGTCGAGGGATGCCAGGAAGTCGGGATCCCCCGCTTTCAGATCGACGTCGGACAAGTGGAGTATCTCCGAGGAATGCTAAACGCGCTGAACCCGTCCCCCGAGCTTCGTCGAAAGATCCTCTCGGCCCTCCGACGGAAGGACGCCGTGGAACTCGAACTCACTTTGAGTCCCCTTCCTGTCGAGGACAAACTGAAAGAGGGGATACTGAACCTGACCACTCTCTACGGTGGCGAAGCAGTGCTGGAAAAGGCGAAGGCCTGGGCGGTCACAGAGCAGTCCCGACTTGCCCTTGAAAACCTCATACAGGTCTACAAGATCCTCAAGACATACGGCCTGGCCGAGCACATCATTATTGACCTCGGAGAGACGTACGCTTTTGACTACCACACCGGTGTCGTCTTCCAAGTCTTCACCGAGGGCTTGGGCTCCCCCATCGGGGGTGGTGGCCGGTACGACAACCTGATTGGCCACTTCGGCTATCCTTGCCCCGCCATCGGATTTGCCTTCGAGATGGAGAAGGTTCTGGCCGCACTCGAGGTGGAGGGTATCCTTCCGGCAGATCAAGGCCCGGACTTCCTCATAATCGACTTTAATCCGGACAAGCATCAGGCTCTTCACCTGGCCCAGACCCTGCGGAGTAAGGGCTATGCTGTCGCAAGGGACATCATCCAGCGCGACCAAGCGGGGTCACTTGATTACGCTCGGGTGAATGCAATCCCCCGAGTAATCATCCTAGGGCTCGAAGGAATTCCCCGGAACGAACTCAATCTGCGCGATCTCATGACGGGGACCGAAACAACCCTCCCCTTTGCAGAGTTTTGCCAACACGTCAAAGATGGGACTCTCCAATGGCCAACGTGATCGTGGTGGGCACCCAGTGGGGCGACGAGGGGAAGGGAAAGATTGTTGACACCATCAGCGAATCTTTCGACGCCGTGGCCCGCTATCAGGGGGGAAACAATGCGGGACACACGGTGGTCGTGGGGAGGGAGAAGGTGGTCCTGCACCTGGTTCCCTCCGGAATCCTCCGGAAAGGGAAACCGTGCATCCTAGGAAACGGGGTGGTAGTCGATCTTCCGGGGCTCACCCACGAACTCAACCAGCTCCGCCGCCTGGCCGTGGATCCGGAGGGGCATCTCTTCATCGGAAAAAATGCCCACCTGGTTCTCCCGTATCACAAGATTCTGGACAGGGAGCAGGAGCAAAATACCGCCCGACCCATCGGGACCACCGGACGCGGGATCGGTCCGGCGTACTCCGATAAGGCGGCCAGAGTGGGAATCCGAATCGGGGATCTCCTCGATCCGCCCCTCTTCCGAGATCGACTGTGCGCCAACTTGTCCGAGAAGAAGGCCCATGCCCCGAAGGAAAGCGCCCTCCACACCCTCGACCCCGAGACCATCTTTGACGAACAGATGGTCCACTTCGCCGAGGTCCAGCCCTTTCTCGTAGATGCCTCGGCGGTCCTGAACGGGATGATTGAAGAGGGCAAGAATATTCTTTTCGAGGGAGCGCAGGGGACACTCCTGGATGTAGATCTGGGAACGTATCCGTATGTCACCTCAAGCAGTGCAACAGCTGGAGGCGCCTGCATTGGAACCGGGGTCGGACCGTCCCGGATTGACGGAGTCTTGGGTGTCATGAAGGTCTATACGACGCGGGTGGGAGAGGGTCCATTTCCCACGGAGCTCGGGGATCGTACCGGCGAGGAGCTTCGTAAGCGCGGAGAAGAGTTTGGGGCCACCACGGGGAGGCCCAGGCGATGCGGGTGGCTCGACGCAACCTCCCTCCGATATGCCATCCGGGTAAACGGTATAACCACTCTGGCACTCACGAAGCTGGATGTCCTAGACTCCTTCCCGGTGGTTCAGATTTGTCTGGCGTATCGGTACCGTGGACAAACCCTGGAGGGATTTCCCAACGAGACCGACATCCTCCAGAAATGCCAGCCGCTTTATGAGGAGATAGAGGGATGGCAAGAGAGCACGCTGGGGCGCCAGTCCATTGGGGAACTCCCGAAAAAGTGTCGGGCATTCTTGGATCGCTTGGAAACCATGCTCGGCATTGACATCTCGCTCATCTCCACGGGTCCCGAGCGGGACCAGACCATTCTTCTGCCGACCCCATCCTTCAAGCAGTGGGGCCTCGTCTAGTTCACGGTTGACGGTTCATGGTTCATGGTTCACAGCAAGGGCAGGCGAGCCGCGCTTGTCTTTTTACTCGCTTGACACATCATATAAAGGTGGGCGATATTAAGGCCCCCCCTAAGGCAATCTCCTCAGGGGTCCCACACGGGTTCTGGCCAGGACAGGAATTCTCTTTTTACCTCTGGCCCATTTTATGAAGCACTCCAGAAGCGTCCCAGCGGTGAAACACATCAATTAACCGAACAATTCTTCAGAGAATCGAGACCCGATATGAACTGCCTCATCATCGCTGCAGGACGGGGGAGACGGTTTTTCTCGCAAACGGACCCCAAGCCGCTTATTCCACTGTTGGGATTGCCCCTAGTCGAACGGGTCATTCTCACCGCAAACAGTGCCGGGCTGAATGACTTCTTTGTGGTCAGCGGGTACAATGGCGAAAGAGTCCGTCACGCCTTGGACCGCATGGCTTCTTCCCGAAACGTAAGAATCAGCCATCTAATCAACGAAGACTGGGAGAAGGAAAACGGTTTCTCCGTTCTCAAGGCAAAGACGGTCCTGAATGACAATTTTATCCTCATAATGGCGGACCACATCCTCGATGAATCAATCCTACTGTCCCTTAAGAATCGATCCATCGGCGAAGATGAGGTCATCCTGGCCGTTGATTACAACATCCATGGAAACAAGTTTGTGGATCCCCATGATGTAACGAAGGTGCTGGTTGAGGACGGCCTCATCCTGGATATCGGCAAGGACATCAAGAAGTATAACGCGTACGATACCGGGGTTTTTCTGTGTTCACCCGCCATATTTCCTGCCATTGAAGAAAGTGTGCATCGTGGTCTTGGCTCACTGTCCGGGGGAATTCGGGTACTGGCTCAAAAAGGGAAGGCCAAAGCGGCTGACATTCAGGATGCGTTCTGGATTGATGTGGATGATGACATGTCGCTCAGGAAGGCCGAAGGTCAACTCTTAGCCACGTTGGACAAGCCTTCTGACGGCGTGATCTCACGATACGTCAACAGACCCCTCTCGACCAGAATCACTAAACATCTCTTAAAAACCACGATTACCCCCAACCGTGTCTCCTTCTTTTCATTTGTCCTCTCGATGCTTGGCGCGGTTTTCTTCCTTTTCGCAGGATATATTCCGCTCCTCATTGGCGCCACACTGGCACAACTTGCCTCGGTCATTGATGGTTGTGATGGGGAGATCGCCAGACTAAAATCCCGAATGACGGAATTTGGTGGGTGGTTTGATGCCGTCCTCGATCGCTATGCTGATGGATTTCTCCTCCTCGGCTTGACGTATCATGTCTACTCTCCGAATAAGGATTTTCTGATAATCGCTATCGGCTTTCTGGCAATTCTCGGGACATTCATGAACAGCTATACCGCCGACAAGTATGACCAATTCATGCAAAGAAAACTTGGTCGGGGAGAGCATTATTTTCGAATGGGCCGTGATGCCAGAATGTTTCTCATCTTTCTTGGAGGTTTGGTGAATCAGCCCCTTTCGATCTTGGTTCTTATTGCTCTGTTTATGAACACAGAAAATATCAGGAGGATGCTCGTTCTATACAAAAGCGAATCGTGATCTGTCGCCTGCACGCTCCGTGCCCCTGCCAATGAACCGCTTCCGGTCCCGGGGAGCCCGAGTTGTAGGGGGAGGCCCAGATCGGAAATATTCTACTGAAGGCCGCAAGGCGACGGCGGATGCTTTTCGTCCTTGAGTGTCGTGTACCCCTTGCTATAATGAGCCTGTGACCCGTTAGCTCAGCTGGCAGAGCACCTGCCTTTTAAGCCCTAATGGAGTTCAAAACCCCTCGGTAAATCGCTGATTTATCGGGGGGTTTTCTATTTCTAGTTGGCTAGCGGGGGGTGATTTTGGGTAGCTTTTGGGCCGTCGCGGGCACGTTTTCGGGCACGTCAGGCCCGTGGCCTAGAGCAGAGCCGGTCTGGGGTTTTGGGGGAAGGATTCCAAGAAACACTTGACATAGATGTAAGGACTTGATAAATTGTCAAGTGGCGAATGGGGGGCCACATAGATGGAGTCGGTAAGGAAAAGAGTCTATGGGAAAAATCATCCCGCTACGCAATCCCGGGAATTATCGGCGTGCGCACCAACGTATCAGGGCCTTGTGGGAAGAACGCGAGGTGATCAACCATGCCAAGCGTCGGATGCAGGAACGCGGATTCGACATGACGGACATCGAGCACGCCATCCGCTATGGCCGCGTCACCGACCATAGTAAGCCCCACGCCTGGTGGCGGTACGTCCTGGATGTCAGGTCCGTGGACGGGAGGCCGATGCGGGTGGTGGTGGAGATCGACGGGCGCCTCATCATCGTAACCGTAGTCCGGAGGTAGGTAGAAGATGCAGTGTGAGTGTGGCAGGTCCATGCGCAAGCGCCAGGTGACAAAGGCCGCGCCGTATGCGTATACGGAAAGCGGGCTGGACAACGTCGTGTTGTCCGGCATCACGGTCTACGTGTGCCCGTACTGCCAGGCCGAGGTGCCCGTCATCCCCCGGATCGGGCAGCTCCATCGGGTGATCGCGGACACCCTGCTACACAAACCGGAACTGCTGACCGGGCAGGAGCTCCGGTTCCTTCGGAAGCATGCGGGCCTCCCCGCGCAGAAATTCGCGGATCTGCTTGAGGTCAGGCCGGAACACCTCTCCCGGATCGAGAATGGCCACACGAAGGCGCTCGGCAAGCCGACAGACCGCCTGGCGCGTGCGCTGGTGTTGGCAGCGAGCAGCCGGGAGGATGTACGGGGCGTGCTCCTGCGCATGGCCGAGGAGCTCGGGCGGCGTCGGCGCATGCGGAAGGCGAAGCGGCCGGTATTCACCTTGGTCAAGAACCAATGGCGGCTGGCAGCGTAAGAACACGGTGGCTCAGGCCGGCCCCGGCGGCCCTGCACCAGAGGCATGGCGCAGGCAATTCGCCGGGGCTTCTGGCTTTCTGGGAGGGGTTTGGTAAACATCCGCGCCCGTTTGGATAATCCTATGCACGTTTTCGAGATCTCGTTCCCAGGCACCTTTTTGGACCATGCCGACCGTGATTGGATCGCCCGTATTCAAACGTTTCTGCGCCTATTAGAAGATCAGTTCACAGATGCAGTTGTTGCTCTTAACCTCTTCGAGACTGAACAAGCGCGCTTGCTCGATGAGTTACACGCGAGAGGTCAAAAAGAAACCGATAAGGAAGAGGAACCTTTTCGTCACACTTTAGAGCAGAATATTCTTGAGGAAGTGGGTGAAGAGAAGTTCTTTCGGATGTATCCCGTAATTCTTCATTTCATTGAATTGGAGATGAGAAGGCAATCTCGGGAATCGGGGCAGATGCCTCACGAGTACCAACGTCGCCTTCTTTGGATTTACGCACACGCCTATGTGTACGCTTTAGACAGCTTCCACAAGGTCCTTGAGAACCTCACAAAAGAACGTGACAGACCCAATACTATTGAAAAAGAGCTGACGAAATTTCGAGCCGCATTTCCACACCTCAAGGGCATTAGAGATTCCGCACATCATCTTGAGGACAGGAGCCTAGGCCGTGACAGGCGTGGAAACCCGCTCAAGTTGGAGCCGATTGACAATGGAATCGTTCACGCTCCTGGCGGCGGCGTACTTCTGCTCAGCGTGCTAGAAGGAAACAGGCTTTGGTATACCCTAGAAGATGGCAGCCATGGTGAACTAGCGATCAGTCACGACAATATTGCAATAGCTGCCGAGGTATTCCAATCGGTGATTAACGCATTTCGATGGAAGGGGAGGCCGCGGCTTATTCCATCTTAGTGACGCTGGCTGCTGCCATCATCGCGGGTCTAGAAGAGAGCTCCCGAAAGGCCGTTTCCCTGACACACCGTGATTGGAAGGGTCGTCCCGGGCATTCGCGGGCACAGGGATTACGACGACGAGAGGAGTCGCAACACGTTGGGCCACTGGCTTTGGGTATAATTCGACAGCGAGATCCATGGGCACGATTTATCGCCCTCCTCCCCAATCAGGAGCTCCAGGACGCACTGGCGCCTGAGCTAAACGAGCTTCAACGAGATCCCCGCGGTAAAATCAACGGGGTCGGGGTAAAATCAACGGGGTCGGAGTCGATTGATTTTCGAGGAACTACTCCGGGCCATGATGTTCGAGACAGAGGCTACACGGCGGGTGTTGGTGCGGAAGGGCCTCCTGACCAACGAGGAGGTGTTAGAGGAGATCAAGGCGGTACGGCGGGAGATGGAGGGGAAGCGGGGACGGTAAGTGGCAGGCAGCAATGAATATCCAAGCCAGATTAATCATTCCTCTATCCGTTCAATAAATGCGATGCATTGTGGAAAAACGCCGTTGATGGGTGTGATAGCATGTTCGTTCAAGAGTGCCGCTAGCCGCCCAGCTCCTGCTGCCGCGCCGACTCTCTCGCGTGGAACCTCCAGATCTCTTCCTGTTCCTGGAGATTCAGGTGAGAGAACTCCACCCCGACCGAGCAATCATCCACCCACTTCACCGTGCAGGCGATCCGGACGGGCCGGTTGCTGAGAGGGAGGTAGAAGCGTAGGACCAGCTCGGCCCCGAGCGGGACCGACTCCTGCGTGGTGAGGAGCGTCCCCACGGTTCCGAGCTTGGTGATCCGTCCCTCCTGGGGGCGGTCGTCCTGGACTTGGTACTCCATGGGGATGTCGCAGGAAACACGGGGGGAACGTCGCGTATAAGTCGGGTTATTCATGGTGACGGCGGAAGGGAGGAATCCGGCGAGGGGGAAGCCTCCCCGAGAAGCCGATCGACGACGGTGCCGATCAAGACAGCCTCCTCCGGGTTGACTGCGAGGAACTTCACTCCTATGCCCGTGACAACACTCGGCCCGCTTGCCTCCCCGCGCACCCAGGCCACTTCGGCAGGGATCAACAGCATGTGGGAAGTATCGTGCAGCTTAAAACGGAGCAAGGTGACAGTCCCTGGTGTGGGCGGAACATCCATAGTGGTGATAAACATCCCGCCCCTGCTCTGACTCAGGCAAGTGCCATGTCGCTCCTTTCCCGCCCCGGTGAACTCCACATCGAACTGGACTCGGACTCGGGGATGGGCTCGTTTTCTTGCGTTGAGCACCCATCGCCGTATCCGGTCTGCGTCGACCGGCTGATCAAAAGCGACACCATGGGGGACGCTAGTTACCAAATCAGTTGAGATGGGCCTGTCACGCCAGATAACAAGCCCGGGCAGCGGTTCCTCCTGACAGACCTGGATCGATAGTGAGGTCCTGAGGGGGGTCGTATCGGGAAGCAGAAGTCCCAGTCCACCGGGACTGATGGACTTGGTCTTGCCGGTGATCATCTTCCCCGTGGGCTGCCCGTGGCTTAGAAGAGTGCACTGAACGGGTAACCAGACCATGAGGCGCGGGTAATCGCGGACATGTGTGTAGGAAGACACAAGTTTCCTCCACGGCGAAGGAGAGCAAGGACCATGCCAGACGGCGGGCGGGTAGAGGATTTGGAGTTCTGAGGCTACAGTGGGAGGCGAGGGAGGCTGGAAGGGGGTTGTGGAGCCAGACATCAATCCAGTAGGGAGAAGCGGAATATCCGTCCCACCGCCGGTCATCTACCTAGTGGCGCTGTTGGTCGGGCTCGGGCTCGACCATCTTTGGCCTACCGCGCCTTTCTCAGCGCGATGGGGCTATGTCGCTGGAGCAGTCCTAATAATTTTGCCCATTGTGATAATGCCACCCGTTCTGATTCGGTTTCGGCGAGCGGGCACGCCGTTCGTTGTGTGGAAAACGGCTTCCGCCCTGATTACGGACGGCCCTTACCGGTTCTCCCGCAATCCAACGTATGTGTCATTGACGCTCCTCTACGTCGGTCTGGGTGTTGTTCTGAACACCGTTTGGGTGCTGCTTTTGGTGATTCCAGTGCTGTTGGTTATGCACTTTGGAGTGGTACTTAGAGAAGAGCGTCACCTGGGAGCCGCATTCGGTGAAGAGTACGTTCGGTACAAGTCGGCTGTCCGTCGCTGGTTGTAAGGACTGGCTCCAAGCCGCTGCAGGGCTGACGGTGGGGCGAAGAGGAGAGTTTAACATGGTCCAAAAAACTCGATCCAAAGCAAGTCGTCACCTTCGAGGAACTGCTCCGGGCCATGATGATGGAGCAGGATGCCACACGGCGGGTGCTCGTGCGGAAGGGCCTACTGACCAACGAGGAGGTCTTGGAGGAGATCAAGGTGGTGAGAAGGGAGATGGAGGGAAAGGCTGCTTCCTAAATCTATTTTGAGCCACCACGACAGGATACGCGGGTTGCTCGTCATTGAATAATTGAATGAACTGGTTTGTACTTTGGCTTTACTTTAGTGCCCCGTGGACGTGGGGGCCTGTCCCGATTCCGCCAGGATGGGCAAGTGTGGCTGTGTTTCAAGATCAAGAAACGTGCATGACTGCGTTGAAGGCAAGGAAAGAAAATAGACAAATGCTGGAGGAATTTGGAGTTGTTACTGTTTCGAAAAGGGGTCTTTGCTTAGGGCCTAATGAAAGGCCGTATGAGGGTCCCGCCTTAGAGGATATCTTTGACCGGTACGAGGAAACCATCCTCTATGGTGAGTAACAGCGGAGGTCTTGGGACGGATCAAGGCGGTACGGCGGGAGATGGAGGGGAAGCGGGGGCGGTAAAGGGGGAAGTCATGATGGTTCGCAAAGGTAGCCGATGGTTCAGTGAGGTCCCGGAGGGTGATATTGAGCCGCGGACTAGGGAGGCTGCGCTCACGATACTTGAGTTTGTGCGAGAGGATCTCGGCCTGGACGACGTGTTGCTAAAATGGTTTGCCTACGTGAGACAGAGTAGCAAACCACCCGATGTCCCGGCT encodes the following:
- the serA gene encoding phosphoglycerate dehydrogenase produces the protein MRVLVTDDLSPRGVEVLRQIPDIQVDVRPKTKPEDLVQIIEQYDALIVRSATKVTADAIQAGKQLKVIGRAGVGVDNVDVEVATAQGIVVMNTPTGNTITTAEHTMSLLLALAKNVPQAVDSLKGGQWAKGKFLNIELYNKTLGIIGLGRIGSEVAKRAKGFAMRVIAYDPFISAEVASRIGVELTDPEEVYRQADFITLHVPFGPDTSHMINRETISQMKPGVRIVNCARGGIVEEKALYDAMVTGHVAGAAFDVFEDEPATTSPLLSLENFIGTPHLGAATAEAQENVAVAIAQQVADYLTRGIILNSVNTPSIEPELLAKIQPYLTLAEKLGRLDSQLAEGRFQEIRIDYTGEVASYDTSPLTAVVVKGVLDSITSGAINMVNALPFARQRGIRVVESKSSQEEDYTSLISVVIQTDRGQCVVAGTLFSRREPRVVRIDEFSLEAVPEGHLLVFSNLDVPGVIGKIGTLLGQNGVNIAGMNLGREKPGGQALSVVNVDSPIPTPVLDEIRRMPNIVYAKVVKV
- a CDS encoding redoxin domain-containing protein yields the protein MKNIRGGVGVGRSLVSCLIVAGLLWVGVPVALAQSPSGPVRLPPGLVKMVDKPAPDFSLTLFSGEKVELKDFRGKVVVLNFWHSA
- a CDS encoding alanine--glyoxylate aminotransferase family protein, translated to MKKPHLFAPGPTPVLPDAVLAMARPIPHHRAPEFEALLAEVREGLKHLFQTTEEVLLFAATGTGGMEAAVANTLSPGDTALVIRGGKFGERWGEICQAYAINFTPIDIPYGKAVDPGLVAAALEKDPKISAVFSTHSETSTGVLHDIQAIAQIVRKTPTVLVVDAISSLGVVDLPMDAWGADVVVAGSQKALMLPPGLTLVGVSRKAWDVVERSRLPKYYFDFRAERKTLVKNQAHFTPAISLVIGLQETLRMIRSEGLQDVFRRHERLAAAMRAGVTALGLELFAERPSPAVTAIKAPQGIDGTAIVKTLREKHGVTIAGGQGSMKGKIFRLATMGYADTSDVVVALSALELTLSELGYPSKPGEGIRAAQEVLRHSEG
- the hisZ gene encoding ATP phosphoribosyltransferase regulatory subunit — encoded protein: MIPTAIPKGVRGLSPPEAARLRWVEKTLLTVFHRWGFREILTPTFEYLEVFAHGTGDGDQGKTFKFVDRQTGLLLALRSDLTPQVARMVAATMQHDPLPLRLAYSASVFRHEEPQGGRHREFFQAGVELIGLDRPEADAEIISMAVEGCQEVGIPRFQIDVGQVEYLRGMLNALNPSPELRRKILSALRRKDAVELELTLSPLPVEDKLKEGILNLTTLYGGEAVLEKAKAWAVTEQSRLALENLIQVYKILKTYGLAEHIIIDLGETYAFDYHTGVVFQVFTEGLGSPIGGGGRYDNLIGHFGYPCPAIGFAFEMEKVLAALEVEGILPADQGPDFLIIDFNPDKHQALHLAQTLRSKGYAVARDIIQRDQAGSLDYARVNAIPRVIILGLEGIPRNELNLRDLMTGTETTLPFAEFCQHVKDGTLQWPT
- a CDS encoding TlpA disulfide reductase family protein; this translates as MVDKPAPDFSLTLFSGEKVELKDFRGKVVVLNFWHSAUPACQRESPVLIKAYEMFKDRGARFLGVNVPWDNEGNARKFAEDRKVPYAVGHDKGSRITTLYRVDATPITFIVYPDGNVAALVRGRMHLDELTAVLEQLSDNK
- a CDS encoding adenylosuccinate synthase — protein: MANVIVVGTQWGDEGKGKIVDTISESFDAVARYQGGNNAGHTVVVGREKVVLHLVPSGILRKGKPCILGNGVVVDLPGLTHELNQLRRLAVDPEGHLFIGKNAHLVLPYHKILDREQEQNTARPIGTTGRGIGPAYSDKAARVGIRIGDLLDPPLFRDRLCANLSEKKAHAPKESALHTLDPETIFDEQMVHFAEVQPFLVDASAVLNGMIEEGKNILFEGAQGTLLDVDLGTYPYVTSSSATAGGACIGTGVGPSRIDGVLGVMKVYTTRVGEGPFPTELGDRTGEELRKRGEEFGATTGRPRRCGWLDATSLRYAIRVNGITTLALTKLDVLDSFPVVQICLAYRYRGQTLEGFPNETDILQKCQPLYEEIEGWQESTLGRQSIGELPKKCRAFLDRLETMLGIDISLISTGPERDQTILLPTPSFKQWGLV